In the Lebetimonas natsushimae genome, one interval contains:
- a CDS encoding MFS transporter — MVYLSLLMAIRFLGLFIVMPLLSLYALSLQDANSFNVGIAMGAYALSQVFLQIPFGKWADNYDKKKILIIGLSLLFLGSLVCAFSDNIYTLIFGRLLQGAGAIGGVILAYIADLTDEKTRAKAFARMGQFIALSFALSMVLGPTIGAKWGVDKLFLLTALLALFSIWLVIAKIPAAPHIVHHQPKASLKEILTHKELLKLFFSGFMQKGLMTVFFMITPIIFTKNLGWDKMDLWKVYIPALIIGIFALPLGAILAEKKEKGKFVFVLSATLITLSLFLYSIENVTTDFLAVIIFFFGFNMLEPVLQSFVSKVARANQKATALSTSNTIQYLGIFLGGAFAGIFMKHNALNLFLIISGIIGILWVAALIKMKPVKKFKIVEYKNYDKDFIEELKTEKNVYDFYEKDGVLIVRYI; from the coding sequence ATGGTCTATTTATCACTTCTAATGGCTATCAGATTTTTAGGACTTTTTATTGTAATGCCCCTTTTGTCCTTATATGCCTTGTCACTGCAGGATGCCAACAGTTTTAATGTAGGTATTGCAATGGGTGCATATGCCCTTTCCCAGGTGTTTTTACAAATTCCTTTTGGAAAATGGGCTGATAATTACGATAAGAAAAAAATTTTAATTATAGGACTTAGCTTACTTTTTTTAGGAAGTTTGGTGTGTGCATTCAGTGATAATATTTATACCCTGATTTTTGGAAGATTACTTCAGGGAGCCGGGGCAATAGGCGGAGTGATTTTAGCTTATATTGCAGATTTGACGGATGAAAAAACGCGTGCCAAAGCATTTGCAAGAATGGGTCAGTTTATTGCTTTAAGCTTTGCACTTTCTATGGTTTTAGGACCGACAATAGGAGCAAAATGGGGTGTTGATAAACTTTTTCTATTAACAGCTTTACTTGCACTTTTTTCTATCTGGCTTGTTATTGCAAAAATTCCAGCGGCTCCACATATAGTGCATCATCAGCCAAAAGCAAGTCTGAAAGAGATTTTAACCCATAAAGAACTTTTAAAACTTTTCTTTTCAGGATTTATGCAAAAAGGTTTGATGACCGTATTTTTTATGATAACACCGATAATTTTTACAAAAAATCTGGGCTGGGATAAAATGGATCTGTGGAAAGTTTATATTCCGGCATTAATTATAGGTATTTTTGCACTTCCCCTTGGAGCGATTTTGGCTGAGAAAAAAGAAAAAGGAAAATTTGTTTTTGTTTTAAGTGCAACACTCATTACATTGTCACTATTTTTATATTCAATAGAAAATGTAACAACAGACTTTTTAGCGGTAATTATATTTTTCTTTGGGTTTAATATGCTAGAACCGGTTCTTCAAAGCTTTGTAAGCAAAGTGGCAAGGGCAAACCAAAAAGCCACCGCGCTTTCAACTTCAAATACGATTCAATATCTTGGAATTTTTCTTGGCGGAGCGTTTGCTGGAATTTTTATGAAACACAACGCCTTAAATTTATTTTTAATAATAAGCGGAATTATCGGAATTTTATGGGTGGCTGCTCTAATTAAGATGAAACCTGTTAAAAAATTTAAAATTGTGGAATATAAAAATTATGATAAAGATTTTATAGAAGAACTTAAAACAGAAA
- a CDS encoding histidinol-phosphatase HisJ family protein, translating into MMIDIHNHTPLCKHATGNPEEYVKKAIEKNIKIYGFADHASMEFDEQYRMSFSDMPKYEKEIKSLKEKYKDKIKILLGYEVDFTPYVDKRVLERNVDYLIGSVHFLDNWGFDNPEFIKEWHNRDVDDIYEEYFSKIQDLAKSRLFDIVGHLDLVKVFGFKPKKNIKDIAKNAIKEIKKAGMAVEINTAGLRKPVKEIYPSTKLLEMIRDEGIDITFSSDAHKPEDVGYKINEVIKMAKNLGFSEAVYFENRKKQKIKLT; encoded by the coding sequence TTGATGATAGATATTCACAATCACACCCCGCTTTGCAAGCATGCAACAGGAAATCCTGAGGAATATGTAAAAAAAGCCATTGAAAAAAATATTAAAATTTACGGATTTGCAGATCATGCCTCAATGGAGTTTGATGAACAATACAGAATGAGTTTTTCCGATATGCCAAAATATGAAAAAGAAATAAAATCACTCAAAGAAAAATACAAAGACAAAATAAAAATACTTTTGGGATATGAAGTTGATTTTACCCCTTATGTGGATAAAAGAGTGCTTGAAAGAAATGTGGATTATTTGATTGGCAGCGTTCATTTCCTAGACAACTGGGGATTCGACAATCCCGAATTTATAAAAGAGTGGCACAACAGAGATGTAGATGATATTTATGAAGAATATTTTTCAAAAATTCAGGATTTGGCAAAATCACGCCTCTTTGACATAGTAGGACATCTTGATTTGGTAAAAGTTTTCGGATTTAAGCCTAAAAAAAATATAAAAGACATTGCAAAAAATGCAATCAAAGAAATTAAAAAGGCGGGTATGGCAGTCGAAATAAACACAGCAGGGCTCAGAAAACCCGTAAAAGAGATTTATCCTTCAACTAAACTTCTTGAAATGATAAGGGATGAAGGAATAGATATTACATTCTCAAGCGATGCCCACAAACCAGAGGATGTTGGATATAAAATAAATGAAGTTATCAAGATGGCTAAAAATTTAGGATTTAGCGAAGCTGTCTATTTTGAAAACAGAAAAAAACAAAAAATCAAATTAACATAA
- a CDS encoding peptidase U32 family protein has product MELLSPAGDFEKLKIAIEYGADAVYAGVSHFSLRCHSGKEFDYETFNKAVKYAHNKGVKVYATVNAFPFENQLPLIESHIKKLKEIGVDAFIISTLGVLYKAKEIAPEIDIHLSTQANALSSWDYMAYRDLGVKRIIAAREATLKDLTKIKEKVPEIEIEIFVHGAMCFAYSGRCLLSAVQFGRNPNKGSCANDCRYPYVLYAENPETGKLFKLEEYKDGTYIMNAKDLCLIEHIPEIIKSGVIDSVKIEGRTKAPYYVGVVTKAYRDAIDEYIKTGKCECKKYLNEILTTKNRGLTEAYIVKRPYEKDDTQNLETSLTTGDWQVSGIVTEDGGHFMCKYKTYPGDVLEIVLPKNVKIESCENEIGKIYRENGKWLLKLNKIVTQSGKELSSVHSGNLNPIKLPCKLPYLTFLRKEDK; this is encoded by the coding sequence ATTGAATTACTCTCGCCCGCAGGGGATTTTGAAAAGTTAAAAATAGCCATTGAATACGGGGCAGATGCCGTATATGCAGGTGTCAGCCATTTTTCCCTCAGATGTCACAGCGGAAAAGAGTTTGATTATGAAACATTTAATAAAGCCGTAAAATATGCCCATAATAAAGGAGTTAAAGTTTATGCCACTGTAAATGCTTTTCCTTTTGAAAATCAGCTGCCACTTATCGAATCCCATATTAAAAAACTGAAAGAAATAGGTGTTGATGCTTTTATTATTTCAACCCTTGGGGTTTTATATAAAGCAAAAGAAATAGCACCTGAGATTGACATCCACCTTTCAACCCAGGCAAATGCCTTGAGTTCTTGGGATTATATGGCTTATCGTGATTTGGGGGTTAAAAGAATAATAGCAGCGCGTGAAGCCACTTTAAAAGATTTAACTAAAATAAAAGAAAAAGTCCCTGAAATTGAAATAGAAATATTTGTACACGGGGCTATGTGTTTTGCATATTCCGGAAGATGTTTACTTAGTGCAGTGCAGTTTGGAAGAAATCCAAACAAGGGAAGCTGTGCCAATGACTGCAGGTATCCGTATGTACTTTATGCCGAAAATCCAGAGACAGGAAAATTATTTAAACTTGAAGAGTATAAAGACGGCACTTATATAATGAATGCAAAAGATTTATGTTTAATTGAGCATATTCCAGAAATTATAAAAAGCGGCGTAATTGATTCTGTAAAAATTGAAGGAAGAACAAAAGCCCCTTATTATGTTGGAGTTGTTACAAAGGCATACAGAGATGCGATAGATGAATATATTAAAACAGGAAAATGTGAGTGTAAAAAATATTTAAATGAAATTTTAACCACTAAAAACAGAGGTTTAACAGAAGCCTATATTGTAAAAAGACCATACGAAAAGGATGATACGCAGAATCTTGAAACTTCACTTACAACAGGGGATTGGCAGGTTAGCGGAATAGTTACGGAAGACGGCGGGCATTTTATGTGCAAATATAAAACATATCCTGGGGATGTTTTAGAAATAGTTTTGCCAAAAAATGTAAAAATTGAAAGTTGTGAAAACGAAATAGGGAAAATTTATCGGGAAAACGGTAAGTGGCTTTTAAAGCTAAATAAAATTGTAACTCAGAGCGGAAAAGAATTAAGCTCTGTTCACAGCGGCAATTTAAATCCGATAAAACTGCCTTGTAAGCTGCCGTATTTAACATTTTTAAGAAAGGAAGATAAATGA
- the purE gene encoding 5-(carboxyamino)imidazole ribonucleotide mutase: MKFISILMGSKSDYEIMKEAVKVIEKFQIPYELIITSAHRTPARTHSYVKDAESRGAKVFICGAGMAAHLAGVVASLTTRPVIGVPMPSGMMDGLDALLSTVQMPGGMPVATLAVGKAGAKNAAYLALQILALNDEELNAKLEEDRIAQAKKVEMDSLEVEVKLD, encoded by the coding sequence ATGAAATTTATAAGTATTTTAATGGGAAGCAAAAGTGATTATGAAATAATGAAAGAGGCTGTAAAAGTAATTGAAAAGTTTCAGATTCCTTATGAACTGATTATTACATCTGCCCACAGGACTCCTGCAAGAACACATTCGTATGTAAAAGATGCCGAGAGCAGAGGTGCTAAAGTTTTTATATGTGGTGCCGGTATGGCGGCTCATTTGGCCGGGGTTGTGGCCTCCCTTACTACAAGGCCGGTAATTGGTGTACCGATGCCAAGCGGAATGATGGACGGACTTGATGCACTTCTTTCAACCGTTCAAATGCCAGGCGGCATGCCGGTTGCCACTCTTGCAGTTGGAAAAGCCGGGGCAAAAAATGCAGCTTACCTTGCACTTCAAATTTTAGCCTTAAACGATGAAGAACTTAATGCAAAACTTGAAGAGGACAGAATCGCACAGGCTAAAAAGGTTGAAATGGATTCATTAGAGGTTGAGGTGAAATTAGATTAA
- a CDS encoding DUF3972 domain-containing protein, with the protein MKTLLTIEEFEKISGKNKQEILSLCREKKLKCKKSEGIIYIEVENNNKLIPLNEVEIVKSDDIAKKTLATFLTMHEKVLMSKDETIEALKEENKFLKESIYSIQEVYEDAQETIKRLQKQLEITQNELEFCRKKYKLMWGRVLKKEEENN; encoded by the coding sequence ATGAAAACACTTTTAACTATTGAAGAATTTGAAAAAATAAGCGGAAAAAATAAACAAGAAATACTCTCTTTGTGCAGGGAAAAAAAACTTAAATGTAAAAAAAGCGAAGGAATTATTTATATAGAAGTTGAAAACAATAATAAATTGATACCTTTAAATGAAGTCGAAATAGTAAAAAGCGATGATATTGCTAAAAAAACACTTGCAACTTTTCTTACAATGCATGAAAAAGTTTTAATGAGTAAAGATGAAACAATTGAAGCGCTTAAAGAAGAAAATAAATTTTTAAAAGAATCAATTTATTCCATTCAGGAAGTTTATGAAGATGCACAAGAAACTATAAAACGACTTCAAAAACAGCTTGAAATTACCCAAAATGAGCTTGAATTTTGCAGGAAAAAATATAAACTTATGTGGGGGAGAGTGCTTAAAAAAGAAGAGGAAAATAATTAA
- a CDS encoding glutaredoxin family protein: MAQKRVVLFTAPGCVWCGRAEQFFRKNKIRFNKIDISRDAKAAKDCERHGCRGVPVILIGSKWICGFNEPAIKKELGLK; encoded by the coding sequence ATGGCTCAAAAAAGGGTAGTACTTTTTACGGCGCCCGGATGTGTATGGTGCGGCAGGGCAGAGCAGTTTTTCAGGAAAAATAAAATAAGATTTAATAAAATTGATATAAGCAGGGACGCAAAAGCCGCAAAAGACTGTGAAAGACACGGATGCAGGGGAGTGCCTGTGATTTTAATTGGTAGTAAATGGATATGCGGATTTAATGAGCCAGCAATTAAAAAAGAATTAGGACTAAAATGA
- a CDS encoding damage-control phosphatase ARMT1 family protein — protein MNIQRDCYVCIYTQALNITKRLNLDEYISSEILRGTAKILSKYDLSFMPPEIAKEVYEFIEKTLNIADPFEKEKKEAIKKALELKPVLEEKLKNSKNFLFNAIKIAIAGNIIDLGVNQSYDLDEEIRDIFNMQFRHNDFDKLKEKLKEARMLCYLADNSGENVFDEILVKSIKKLYPEIKIYYVVRGKPIINDVTLKDLEGLEINSLAEVIDSGVPTPGFHLKFANEKSKEIFYNSDLVISKGMGNFEVLFGECGREVFYLFKVKCDVVANACGCKKGDNVILKGEK, from the coding sequence ATGAATATACAAAGAGATTGTTATGTCTGTATTTACACTCAGGCTCTTAATATTACAAAAAGACTGAATTTAGATGAATATATTTCAAGTGAAATTTTAAGAGGGACGGCTAAAATATTATCTAAATACGATCTTTCTTTTATGCCTCCTGAAATTGCAAAAGAAGTTTATGAATTTATAGAAAAAACCCTTAATATTGCAGATCCTTTTGAAAAGGAAAAAAAAGAGGCAATTAAAAAAGCCCTTGAGTTAAAACCTGTTTTAGAAGAAAAATTAAAAAATTCTAAAAATTTTCTTTTTAATGCAATAAAAATCGCAATTGCAGGAAATATAATAGATTTGGGCGTTAATCAGAGTTATGATTTGGATGAGGAAATCAGAGATATTTTTAATATGCAGTTTCGCCATAATGATTTTGATAAATTAAAAGAAAAATTAAAAGAAGCAAGAATGTTATGTTATTTGGCAGATAACAGCGGAGAAAATGTTTTTGATGAAATTTTGGTAAAGAGTATTAAAAAACTGTATCCTGAAATTAAGATTTATTATGTTGTAAGAGGTAAACCGATTATCAATGATGTGACTCTTAAAGATTTAGAAGGGCTTGAAATTAACAGTTTAGCGGAAGTTATTGACAGCGGAGTGCCAACTCCCGGGTTTCATTTAAAATTTGCAAATGAAAAATCAAAAGAGATTTTTTATAATTCTGATTTGGTAATCAGTAAAGGTATGGGTAATTTTGAAGTACTTTTTGGTGAATGTGGAAGAGAAGTTTTTTATCTGTTTAAGGTAAAATGCGATGTGGTTGCAAATGCATGCGGATGCAAAAAAGGTGATAACGTTATATTGAAAGGTGAAAAATGA
- the glyQ gene encoding glycine--tRNA ligase subunit alpha, which yields MIYFSDLLLKLQEFWKNKGCNIVMPYDFPSGAGTFHPATLLRSLGKGPWNVAYVAPSRRPTDGRYGENPNRLGAYYQFQVIMKPSPDNIQEMYLESLEYLGLNLAEHDVRFVEDNWESPTLGAWGLGWEVWLDGMEVTQFTYFQQVGGLKTFPVPVEITYGTERLAMYLQGVDNVFDIKWNETTTYGDMHKRSEYEFSKYNFEVASVDMLFRWFEDCRAEAKKCIENDLALPAYDYTILASHVFNVLDARKAISQTERQNYILKIRELAKMVAEKYVEMEGQ from the coding sequence ATGATATATTTTAGCGATTTACTTTTAAAACTTCAGGAATTTTGGAAAAACAAAGGTTGTAATATTGTAATGCCTTATGATTTTCCAAGCGGGGCCGGGACGTTTCATCCGGCAACTTTACTTAGAAGCCTTGGAAAAGGCCCTTGGAATGTGGCGTATGTGGCGCCAAGTAGAAGACCAACTGATGGAAGATATGGGGAAAACCCAAACAGGCTTGGGGCTTATTATCAGTTTCAGGTTATTATGAAGCCAAGTCCCGATAATATTCAGGAGATGTATCTTGAATCTCTTGAATATTTAGGGCTGAATTTAGCCGAGCATGATGTAAGGTTTGTAGAAGATAACTGGGAATCTCCGACTCTTGGAGCGTGGGGACTTGGATGGGAAGTATGGCTTGATGGTATGGAAGTTACTCAATTTACCTATTTTCAGCAGGTCGGAGGACTTAAAACATTTCCGGTGCCGGTTGAAATAACATACGGAACTGAAAGACTTGCTATGTATCTGCAGGGAGTTGATAACGTATTTGATATAAAATGGAATGAAACAACAACATATGGAGATATGCATAAAAGAAGCGAATATGAATTTTCAAAATACAATTTTGAAGTGGCTAGCGTTGATATGCTTTTTAGATGGTTTGAAGACTGCAGAGCAGAAGCTAAAAAATGTATAGAAAATGATTTAGCACTTCCGGCATATGATTATACTATTTTAGCAAGTCATGTGTTCAATGTTTTGGATGCCAGAAAAGCAATATCTCAGACAGAAAGGCAAAATTATATCCTCAAAATCCGCGAACTTGCCAAGATGGTGGCAGAAAAATATGTGGAAATGGAAGGGCAATGA
- a CDS encoding Nif3-like dinuclear metal center hexameric protein → MRLNEIYRFLDEISPFDLQEEWDNSGINVGINDEVERIYLSLDIDENVIEQLKPNSLLITHHPLIFKGIKKVNYNSFSTKYLISLIQKNCSHIAMHTNFDKTHLNNYFARKVLGFDGESADFVFYSDVFMEFDELVDLVKEKMNLKHIRVVKAKDFVKRVAITTGAGMSLLPYVKADCFLTGDIKYHEAMDAKAREINLIDITHYGSEKYFVDALYDDIKDLEIEIIKINSENPFSLI, encoded by the coding sequence ATGAGACTCAATGAAATTTATAGATTTTTAGATGAAATAAGCCCTTTTGATTTGCAGGAAGAGTGGGATAACAGCGGCATAAATGTAGGGATTAATGATGAGGTTGAGAGAATTTATTTATCACTTGATATTGATGAAAATGTAATTGAACAGTTAAAGCCAAATTCTCTTCTTATTACCCATCATCCCTTGATTTTCAAAGGTATAAAAAAAGTAAATTACAATTCTTTTTCTACAAAATATTTAATTTCACTTATTCAAAAAAACTGCTCACATATAGCAATGCATACAAATTTTGACAAAACTCATCTTAATAACTATTTTGCAAGAAAAGTTTTGGGGTTTGATGGTGAAAGCGCGGATTTTGTTTTTTATTCTGATGTTTTTATGGAATTTGATGAATTGGTTGATTTGGTAAAAGAAAAAATGAATTTAAAGCATATAAGAGTTGTAAAAGCAAAAGATTTTGTTAAAAGAGTTGCAATAACGACCGGTGCCGGTATGAGTTTACTCCCATATGTAAAAGCAGACTGTTTTTTGACAGGAGATATAAAATATCACGAAGCAATGGATGCTAAAGCCAGGGAAATTAATCTTATTGATATTACTCATTACGGGAGTGAAAAATATTTTGTGGATGCTTTGTATGACGATATAAAAGATTTAGAGATTGAAATTATAAAAATAAATTCAGAAAATCCGTTCAGTTTAATTTGA
- a CDS encoding zinc ribbon domain-containing protein yields MNKFLEELIELNRLERKLKELEPVEANIKAPVTKLENQKKALEERFEKLEEEIRNIKLKKSKNELLIKELKEKLNSIEEKQGKAKTEKEFKALQIEEELAREQIEAANEEIAKFEKQLELKNEEKENLAKEIEKIDAEITLLSVDVEKKLDTVRKQKEEIYKKKEELINKMNPQIYRFYEKIKRWAEITAVTPVRKQACTGCNMKISDKIYSEVLKGEEIVTCPHCGRVLFVEDTEESEK; encoded by the coding sequence ATGAATAAATTTTTAGAAGAATTAATTGAACTTAACAGACTTGAGAGAAAACTCAAAGAGCTTGAACCTGTTGAGGCTAATATTAAAGCACCTGTTACTAAACTTGAAAATCAAAAAAAAGCTCTTGAAGAGAGATTTGAAAAGCTTGAAGAAGAGATTAGAAATATAAAACTTAAAAAAAGCAAAAACGAATTGCTAATCAAAGAGCTTAAAGAAAAATTAAATTCAATTGAAGAAAAACAGGGTAAAGCTAAAACAGAAAAAGAATTTAAAGCCCTTCAAATTGAAGAAGAATTGGCCCGTGAACAAATAGAAGCTGCAAATGAAGAAATTGCCAAATTTGAAAAACAGCTTGAGCTTAAAAACGAAGAAAAAGAAAATTTGGCAAAAGAAATAGAAAAAATAGATGCAGAAATTACACTTTTAAGTGTTGATGTAGAAAAAAAACTTGATACTGTGAGGAAACAAAAAGAGGAAATTTATAAGAAAAAAGAAGAACTTATTAATAAAATGAATCCTCAAATTTACAGATTTTATGAAAAAATTAAAAGATGGGCTGAAATTACAGCAGTAACCCCTGTTAGAAAACAGGCATGTACCGGCTGTAATATGAAAATAAGCGATAAAATTTATTCAGAAGTATTAAAAGGGGAAGAAATTGTAACCTGTCCACATTGCGGCAGGGTTTTATTTGTTGAAGATACAGAAGAAAGTGAAAAGTGA
- the waaA gene encoding lipid IV(A) 3-deoxy-D-manno-octulosonic acid transferase, which translates to MKNKFFTAFYLLFLFFIYLISIPFLVILSFKEKYKNSIPARFFLLNNPPFNKKLHHFHSCSLGETRALKPVIERFEEVNLSVITNTGFNEAKKYKNANVRFLPFEIFLPFWLKPCKNLVVMEAELWYMLFYLARRRCNKTILLNARISEKSYPKYLKFKWFYKKIFENIDIVLAQSEEDKKRLLSLGAKNVEVVGNIKTYFEPKITREYIKKKPLIVLASTHKNEEEIILPKLDLDKFQVAVVPRHPERFDEVYNIIKKYGKVEKLSEKLKIKSEKINLDKDLILIDKMGELVNLYKTADIVILGGSFVDNVGGHNPIEAAYFNKPIISGKYYFNQMALYKEVENIEVCEVDEINEVIKKAKPTKIKNRIDLDKIINIIEN; encoded by the coding sequence GTGAAAAATAAATTTTTTACTGCTTTTTATCTTCTTTTTCTTTTTTTTATTTATTTAATTTCAATTCCTTTTTTAGTAATCCTTAGTTTTAAAGAAAAATATAAAAATTCAATTCCTGCAAGATTTTTTTTATTAAACAATCCTCCGTTTAATAAAAAACTTCATCATTTTCATTCCTGCAGTCTTGGAGAAACAAGAGCGCTGAAGCCTGTTATTGAAAGATTTGAAGAAGTTAATTTAAGTGTTATTACAAATACGGGCTTTAATGAAGCAAAGAAATATAAAAATGCAAATGTAAGGTTTTTGCCGTTTGAAATATTTTTGCCTTTTTGGCTGAAACCCTGTAAAAATTTGGTGGTAATGGAAGCGGAACTTTGGTATATGCTTTTTTATCTGGCAAGAAGGAGATGTAATAAGACTATTTTGCTAAATGCCAGAATTAGTGAAAAAAGTTATCCAAAGTATCTGAAATTTAAATGGTTTTATAAAAAAATTTTTGAAAATATAGATATTGTTTTGGCACAAAGTGAGGAAGATAAAAAAAGGCTTTTGAGCTTAGGGGCTAAAAATGTAGAAGTGGTTGGAAATATAAAAACATATTTTGAGCCGAAGATTACAAGAGAATATATTAAAAAAAAGCCTTTGATAGTACTCGCTTCTACCCATAAGAATGAAGAAGAGATTATTTTACCAAAACTTGATTTAGATAAATTTCAGGTTGCGGTTGTACCAAGACATCCTGAGAGATTTGATGAAGTTTATAATATTATAAAAAAATATGGAAAAGTGGAAAAATTAAGTGAAAAGTTAAAAATTAAAAGTGAAAAAATAAATTTGGATAAAGATTTAATTTTGATTGATAAAATGGGAGAATTGGTCAATTTATATAAAACAGCTGATATTGTAATACTTGGGGGCAGTTTTGTAGATAATGTGGGGGGACACAATCCAATTGAAGCTGCATATTTTAATAAGCCTATAATTAGCGGAAAATATTATTTTAATCAGATGGCTTTATATAAAGAGGTTGAAAATATTGAAGTTTGCGAGGTAGATGAAATAAATGAAGTGATAAAAAAAGCAAAACCTACTAAAATAAAAAACAGAATTGATTTGGATAAAATAATTAATATAATTGAAAATTAA
- a CDS encoding DUF167 domain-containing protein, translating into MSKFYEIKDEKVIFYVKAQPNSSKNKIAGLYGDNLKINIKAPAVEGAANKELIKFLSKTFKVSKSDIIIKGETSKRKQIIMPLNEKIENFLKEFND; encoded by the coding sequence ATGAGTAAATTTTATGAAATCAAAGATGAAAAAGTAATTTTTTATGTAAAAGCCCAGCCAAATTCTTCAAAAAACAAAATAGCGGGGCTTTACGGGGATAATTTAAAAATTAATATAAAAGCACCTGCGGTTGAGGGTGCTGCTAATAAAGAACTTATTAAATTCCTATCTAAAACTTTTAAAGTGTCTAAAAGTGATATAATAATAAAAGGTGAAACAAGTAAAAGAAAACAGATTATAATGCCTTTAAATGAAAAAATAGAAAATTTCCTAAAGGAATTTAATGACTAA